From a region of the Nocardioides ginsengisegetis genome:
- a CDS encoding ATP-binding protein: MNDAPAGEGTQQETRFEVHELPFEMGSNRAARVLLAGFLRHKHLDAQVVQDAAIVLGELVANGLDHGRPDRHDGLEVSWALQDEALEVSVLDGGGETEPHVMPPDVLAARGRGLAMVEALTSRWWVDHTAGTRVTAVLPLA; the protein is encoded by the coding sequence GTGAACGACGCGCCCGCGGGCGAGGGCACCCAGCAGGAGACCCGCTTCGAGGTGCACGAGCTGCCGTTCGAGATGGGCAGCAACCGTGCGGCGCGGGTGCTGCTCGCAGGGTTCCTGCGCCACAAGCACCTCGACGCCCAGGTGGTCCAGGACGCCGCGATCGTGCTGGGCGAGCTGGTCGCCAACGGGCTCGACCACGGCCGTCCCGACCGTCACGACGGGCTCGAGGTCTCCTGGGCGCTCCAGGACGAGGCGCTGGAGGTCAGCGTGCTCGACGGCGGCGGGGAGACCGAGCCGCACGTCATGCCCCCCGACGTCCTGGCCGCGCGCGGCCGCGGGCTCGCGATGGTCGAGGCCCTCACCTCCCGGTGGTGGGTCGACCACACGGCCGGCACGCGAGTGACCGCAGTGCTGCCGCTCGCCTGA
- a CDS encoding STAS domain-containing protein: protein MDEQAYSSGFDETSSVLTVRGEIDEVAGVALREDIAKYTREFSRPIRIDLGGVDYFPSLAVGVVAAAQRKAAAAGIDIGLVAAEGSVAQRVLTICGLPHEMS from the coding sequence GTGGACGAACAGGCGTACTCCAGCGGCTTCGACGAGACCTCCTCGGTCCTGACCGTCCGGGGCGAGATCGACGAGGTCGCGGGCGTGGCGCTCCGCGAGGACATCGCCAAGTACACCCGCGAGTTCAGCCGCCCGATCCGGATCGACCTCGGCGGGGTCGACTACTTCCCGAGCCTGGCCGTCGGCGTGGTGGCCGCGGCCCAGCGCAAGGCCGCCGCGGCAGGCATCGACATCGGGCTCGTCGCCGCGGAGGGCTCCGTCGCCCAGCGGGTGCTGACGATCTGCGGTCTCCCGCACGAGATGTCCTGA
- a CDS encoding STAS domain-containing protein — protein sequence MLERTFEADLLDRTLRVRGEVDDYGIIALRNLLAEHGTAPGSRLVVDLSGVDYLPSVAVGVLTRALASADRTGADLSLVAAQGSVAQRVLMVCALPYRLGDRDDTPPDADVPA from the coding sequence GTGTTGGAACGGACCTTTGAGGCAGACCTGCTCGACCGGACGCTGCGTGTGCGCGGCGAGGTCGACGACTACGGCATCATCGCGCTGCGCAACCTGCTCGCCGAGCACGGCACTGCGCCGGGCAGCCGGCTGGTGGTGGACCTCAGCGGGGTCGACTACCTGCCCAGCGTCGCGGTCGGGGTGCTGACCCGGGCGCTGGCCTCGGCGGACCGGACCGGCGCCGACCTGTCGCTCGTGGCCGCTCAGGGCTCCGTGGCCCAGCGGGTCCTGATGGTCTGCGCGCTGCCCTACCGCCTCGGCGACCGCGACGACACCCCGCCGGACGCCGACGTACCTGCCTGA
- a CDS encoding putative protein N(5)-glutamine methyltransferase yields MTLSPAALAALVVRLRTAGCVFAEDEARLLVEAAADAAALEGMVTARVAGTPLELVVGFAEFCGLRVAVAPGVFVPRQRSAFLVARARALLPPGGVVLDLCCGTGALGAALLAGDPAAEVWAADVDPAAVACARRNLPPERVLEGDLYDALPGGLRGRVDVLVANAPYVPTGAIALMPPEARDHEHRVALDGGPDGTDLQARVAAGATDWLRPGGALLIETSDRQAPATAALVTRAGLVAEVAADDEVGGTCVIGRAPR; encoded by the coding sequence TTGACCCTGTCCCCGGCCGCCCTCGCCGCCCTCGTGGTGCGGCTGCGGACGGCCGGCTGCGTCTTCGCCGAGGACGAGGCCCGACTGCTGGTCGAGGCCGCCGCGGACGCCGCCGCCCTCGAGGGGATGGTGACGGCGCGCGTGGCCGGGACGCCGCTGGAGCTGGTCGTCGGGTTCGCGGAGTTCTGCGGGCTGCGGGTCGCGGTGGCACCGGGCGTCTTCGTGCCGCGGCAGCGCTCGGCCTTCCTCGTCGCCCGCGCCCGGGCGTTGCTGCCGCCCGGCGGCGTGGTGCTCGACCTGTGCTGCGGGACCGGCGCGCTGGGGGCGGCCCTGCTGGCCGGCGACCCCGCGGCGGAGGTGTGGGCGGCCGACGTCGACCCCGCTGCCGTCGCCTGCGCCCGGCGCAACCTGCCGCCCGAACGGGTCCTCGAGGGCGACCTGTACGACGCCCTCCCGGGCGGGCTGCGCGGCCGTGTCGACGTGCTGGTCGCGAACGCGCCGTACGTCCCGACCGGGGCGATCGCCCTGATGCCACCGGAGGCGCGCGACCACGAGCACCGGGTCGCGCTGGACGGCGGGCCCGACGGCACGGACCTGCAGGCACGGGTGGCCGCGGGAGCGACCGACTGGCTGCGGCCGGGCGGCGCGCTCCTGATCGAGACCAGCGACCGTCAGGCGCCGGCGACCGCCGCGCTCGTGACCCGGGCCGGCCTGGTGGCCGAGGTCGCCGCCGACGACGAGGTCGGCGGGACCTGCGTCATCGGTCGAGCGCCCCGCTGA
- a CDS encoding biliverdin-producing heme oxygenase, translating to MDHQPQPALSDAMREGSRLEHEEAEASPFVSDLVGGRARPAQYAAYLRRLRVVYAALEDAVRDRREHPAVAGVHDDALTRSDALEADLAHWAPGREPAVASPAAEAYCARIEAARLRPHLLVAHHYTRYLGDLSGGRVLAQALRREYADQGLESAGLAFYDFPEIPKPVPYKRDYRDRLDALPLSDADRAEVVEEVRQAFRLNRDLFAEVADPHVDAETDPALSGALDR from the coding sequence GTGGACCACCAGCCCCAGCCCGCGCTCTCCGACGCGATGCGCGAGGGTTCCCGACTCGAGCACGAGGAGGCCGAGGCCAGCCCGTTCGTCTCCGACCTCGTCGGCGGCCGGGCCCGGCCCGCGCAGTACGCCGCCTACCTGCGCCGGCTGCGCGTCGTCTACGCCGCCCTCGAGGACGCCGTCCGGGACCGCCGCGAGCACCCCGCCGTCGCCGGGGTCCACGACGACGCGCTGACGCGCAGCGACGCGCTCGAGGCCGACCTGGCGCACTGGGCGCCCGGCCGGGAGCCGGCCGTCGCGTCGCCGGCGGCCGAGGCCTACTGCGCCCGGATCGAGGCGGCCCGCCTGCGCCCGCACCTGCTCGTGGCCCACCACTACACCCGCTACCTCGGCGACCTGTCCGGCGGCCGGGTGCTGGCCCAGGCCCTCCGTCGCGAGTACGCCGACCAGGGGCTGGAGTCCGCCGGCCTGGCGTTCTACGACTTCCCGGAGATCCCCAAGCCGGTGCCCTACAAGCGCGACTACCGCGACCGGCTCGACGCCCTGCCCCTGTCGGACGCCGACCGGGCCGAGGTCGTCGAGGAGGTCCGGCAGGCCTTCCGGCTCAACCGCGACCTGTTCGCCGAGGTGGCCGACCCGCACGTCGACGCCGAGACTGATCCAGCGCTCAGCGGGGCGCTCGACCGATGA